One segment of Rosa chinensis cultivar Old Blush chromosome 6, RchiOBHm-V2, whole genome shotgun sequence DNA contains the following:
- the LOC112173711 gene encoding ribosomal RNA small subunit methyltransferase I, protein MLARRLPSTAAAFSRRWAGLPNLGRTPSSLQSLPVFPNKITLIAFGSTAAQMSAEHTDSIPQASSKQGALKPGLYLVGTPIGNLEDITFRALRVLKSAHVILSEDTRHSGKLLHHYNIKTPLLSYHKFNESQREQTVLMRLKEGEIVALISDAGMPGISDPGTELAKLCANENIPVIPIPGPSAFVAALSASGLSTDEFTFVGFLSKHSGTRKERLTVSASEATTQIFYVPPHKLLQFLEETSALFGVTRQCVIARELTKIHEEFWRGTLGEAEQWFTTHQPRGEITVLIEGKEDIPVETPSESQLENELRDLISNGHSLSTAVKLVADGTSVKRKIIYSIALRKFGKQQLVSESDSSDPSKPHRE, encoded by the exons ATGCTAGCACGCCGACTTCCGTCTACGGCGGCTGCTTTCTCACGCCGGTGGGCCGGACTGCCGAACTTGGGCCGTACTCCGTCGTCTCTGCAATCACTCCCCGTTTTCCCTAATAAAATTACCCTGATTGCCTTCGGTTCCACCGCAGCGCAAATGTCCGCAGAACACACGGACTCAATCCCCCAGGCCTCGTCAAAACAA GGTGCTCTTAAACCCGGTTTATACTTGGTCGGAACTCCGATTGGAAATCTTGAAGATATCACCTTCCG GGCTCTCCGTGTCCTGAAATCAGCCCATGTGATACTCTCAGAGGACACTAGGCACTCAGGGAAGTTGCTCCATCACTACAACATCAAAACTCCTCTT CTGAGCTATCACAAGTTCAATGAATCCCAGAGGGAACAGACGGTGTTAATGAGGTTGAAGGAAGGTGAGATCGTTGCGCTTATAAGCGATGCTGGGATGCCAGGCATTAGTGATCCTGGTACGGAACTG GCTAAACTCTGTGCGAATGAAAATATTCCTGTTATTCCTATCCCCGGACCGTCTGCTTTTGTGGCTGCTCTCTCTGCTTCAGGCCTGTCTACTGATGAGTTTACTTTTG TTGGATTCCTCTCTAAACATTCTGGAACTAGAAAAGAGAGACTAACAGTTTCTGCAAGTGAGGCAACAACACAGATATTTTATGTTCCTCCCCACAAGCTTCTTCAGTTTCTTGAAGAGACTTCTGCACTTTTCGGTGTTACAag ACAATGCGTAATAGCTCGTGAACTGACAAAAATTCATGAAGAG TTTTGGCGGGGTACATTGGGGGAAGCAGAACAATGGTTTACAACTCACCAGCCAAGAGGTGAAATTACAGTATTGATTGAAGGAAAGGAAGATATTCCGGTTGAAACTCCATCAGAGTCTCAGCTTGAGAATGAGTTGAGAGATTTGATCTCCAATGGGCATAGTCTTTCTACG GCTGTCAAATTAGTAGCTGATGGAACATCGGTGAAAAGGAAAATTATATATTCAATTGCATTGAGAAAATTCGGGAAGCAACAACTTGTTTCAGAGAGTGATTCTTCAGATCCATCAAAGCCACATCGAGAGTGA